The nucleotide sequence TGCCTTGTCGCGCGATACCAGCGGCCGACTTCCAGATTTTCATCGGCCGCGCCCATGACGCTGATGCCCAGTTCTTTGACCGGCAGCATCTCGCCCTTCATCTTGCTCGATACGCGGGCGAGCGCAGGTCCGCCCGGCAGCTCATTGCCCTCGGTTTTTCCCGCCGAACCCACGGTATCGGATTTCAAAAGAAAGTTGTCCTTGTAGACGGTTTCTTTGACGATATTGGTGATCGTTTCCCCGCCCCAGATATTCGCCCGCAGAAATTCCACGACCCATTCCTTGGTGGTGCGATAGCCTTCGATGCGGTTCCTCAGATAAAGTGCGTTCTGGCAAATCGGAGCATAGGGAGCATTGGCCGCGCGCGCGGCGCGCAGGGGGTAACCGCTGTCCTTGGTCCACAGTTCGCAGAGCTTATCACCGCCTTTGCCGTTGCGCAGCCAAAGGCCGGTCGCTTCCTGGGGATTGAGTTCCACCCAGAGTTCGCTGGGATTCGCGTTATCCAGATGATACCATTCGACTTTCTGGGGTCCCCACTGAAGCTTCAGAAGGTACCAGACGTTCACATCAGGCGCGAGGTTGATGAGGGTCACCTCGGTCGGCTGGCCCGAACCGCTCAGAGTCACCTTGCTTTCGCGGCGGTCCCTTTGCAGTTCCACGACGCTACGATCGAGCGGAACCTTGCTCACAGGCGTAGGTTTAGCGGAAAGGCTGGTGCCACCCTCGAGGTTTTTCGAGAATTCTTCCAATAGACAAAAGATATCGCCGATGTCGCGGCAGATCATCTCTTCTGTTTCCACGTCCTGGGCAAAACCCGGGGCTCCGGCTAACAGAAGCTTGGATAAAAGGACTGCCTGCAAATATTTGCGCATGTGTTCCAGCCGCCTGAGGGGTGCTCGGTAAAACCTCTCCGGTCCTCTTATCGTTCCATGATTCAGGGGCCTTAAGTTATTCTGCCTGCGGCTTTACCTACGCTTCGTAATAATCCTGGATCACTAAGGATTTTTTCGGGTTCCTTCTGTAAAATGGAAAGATGGTCACGCTCGACTTGATTTTTCCCGGGGGCCGCCCTGATGATTGCACGCTGCATACGCTTGATCCTGCCCTTGTTCCTGCTCATGCCTTTTTCAGGCTGCACGACCGTGGGGCCGCTGGTTCCCGGCGCCATACCTGAGAGGCAGGATGATGCTCCGGATGGGCTCAGCTTTGCGAAGATGATTCGCACTACGGACGAAGCCACGCGCGAATACTATATTCTGCGCGAGCTACGCCGCGGGAATCTGCCGGAATTCCTTCGGGATCTTGCCAAAATTCAATACAATGCCAGAACCCGTTCCGGCCGCACGGTGACGGTCACGCTTTGGGTCATGAAGGATTACCTAGCGATCGGGAATGATGATGACTTTGTGCGCGTTCCCATGAATCCCGTCACCGCCCAGCGCGTGGCGGATTCCTTTGGCTTCTCGCTGCCGACCGCCCGCCTTGTCGACGAGATCTACCGCGCGGCCTCCAAAAGGCTGCCGCCCAATCCTTTCAAACCCAGCGACGCCATGGTCACGGTCGAAGAATTTTTACGCCATGATCGGGTGATCCGGCAGCAGCTGCGCGGGGATACGCCGGATGAATTGCTCGCAGGTCACAAAAAAGACGTCGTGCTGTCCAATCAGCTGAACGATCGCCCGCAGAAGGTGGCCATCTATGGTTGGCATCAGGTCGGTGGCGTTCCCATTCAGCCGCTCAGTACGGTTCATGGCAACTGGTACGCGGATTATAGTCATGGGATTCGTCTGATCAGCGGCATGGTGCTTATTGATGAAAGGCCTCTGCCGTTGAAAGAGGTGATGCAGGATGCGGAGCTTGCGCCGCTGGTCAGCTATGAAGGGGCGCTTGGTTATGTTCGCTATCGAACGGAAGGGGCGATCTCGCGCCGGAAGTGGTTTCCCCGCAGTTAGTGTCGAAACATTTGACAGCTGTCGCGCCGGGTCGGTCTGAAGCCTTGTTTTCCCCTGTTATTCCCGCGGCATCAACCTTGCTCTTTGATCCAGGAAACCTGCGTCGCAGGCTTTCCTTGATTGAGGTGTTCCATGCTGCGTTCCTTTCTGCTGCTGCTGTGCTGGACTTCATTTGCATCACTTTGGGCTCAGGATCGTGTTTCCGACTGGCTGCCGCGCGCGGGGCAGTTCGTGGATGTTTGGAATGGTGACCTGACGCAAAAGCTGGAGCGGACCCGGATTCAGGTTCGCACCGATCTTCCGCTTCAGACTCTGGAAGCGGAGAATATTCCGACTCTTCATTACATGGTGGATGAACAGCGCTTCTCGATCCCCGGCGTCGCGGCCACGGGCAAGGCTCAGGTCTTCGATGAACCTGGCGTCATCCGCTATGTCTACCGAGGTTCCCAAGTGGCCGGCACCGTGGAGAAAGAAGCCTGGCTGGAACTCGTCCGGCTCGACCAGGGCTCGTGCCAACTCAGCTGGAAACTTTCCGTGATGAACCGCGGCGAGCGCGTCCGCAAGCAGGAAGGCGCTCTGACTTATAGCTGCCGTGAAGAGACGAAAGCAAAGATGCACCGCCGTGAAGCGATGCATCTTTTGCCAGGGAATGATTTTACGAAGCGTTGAGTGTGGGTCAGCGAGCAGCCGCTGCACACAAACCGCCGTCATCTTCAGCGAGCAGCGGCTGCACACAAACCGCCGTCATCTTCAGCGAGCAGCCGCCGCACACAAACCGCCGTCATCTTCAGGGAGCAGCGGCCGCAGTGTCCGGGATGTAAAGTATCAACTCATTCGGAAAGATCACCGAGCCGTTCCCCAGGCGATTCAAATGCGCCAGCTCCATCCAACGGCCTGACGTCCCGTAGATTTTCACCGAGATCACGCTCAGCGTATCCCCAGGCTGCACGATATAACTGCTCATATTTTCGCGGTTCGCAATAGGTCCGGCGCCACGGCCGGAGCGCGCGGCGAGGCTAATCATACCTCCGGTCACTGCCGCCGGAGCATTCATATTCACAGTCTTTGCCTGCTGCAGCATAGCTTCCACACCAATCTTGCCCAGGAACACCGGCTTCCGCCTCGTGGTGCCACCGGCCTTGATCTGTCCGCCTTTCATGGCCTGGACCATCTGCTGCTCAGGACTCTTCTTGACCGGCGCGAAATAGGCTTCCTCCTGCTGCGCCTGCGGCACGAGGATCTGAGCATAAGCCGCGGTCAGATCATTCAGGTTCCCATCGCTGTCCACGCCCGCGATCGGTTCATCACCTTTCCTCCGCTCCGCGATCTTCTTTTCCTCTTCCACCTTGTACTGCCGCGCTTCTTCCGAAGCCTGCTGGGGTGTCGGCAAAAGACTACGGCTGTCATCTTCACGGTAAACCGATCGTCTATTGACGGAATCTTCGTCAAAACCATCGGACGTCTGGCAAGCTGTCCAGGTAAGATAGCAGCTTGAAACCAACACGATTTTCACGAAATTTTGGTATTTCGCTCGCATCATGATTTTCTCCATGTTTTCTTACATTCTAGCACGCTTTGCAAATTTTTTCAGCAAGTCACAAAGCGTCCACCGCTCCAAAACCCGATCTTTTCGCAAAGGTTTTCCTCGACTTATGCAAGCGAATCCGAATCCAGCGCACGCCCCGTCATCGCGAAAAAAAATCGGGGTGCGCACAAGTCCTGGCAGTCTTTACCCGATTCATCCCCTAAGCACAGCAGAGGGGCATGAGCCGATAACCTCTGCAGGGATGGAGGAAAGGCCCATGAGAAAGTTTCAAAAAAGAGAGTTAGTGGCAGGAATGATCCTGCTCTGTTCCGGGAC is from Oligoflexus sp. and encodes:
- a CDS encoding LysM peptidoglycan-binding domain-containing protein, whose protein sequence is MMRAKYQNFVKIVLVSSCYLTWTACQTSDGFDEDSVNRRSVYREDDSRSLLPTPQQASEEARQYKVEEEKKIAERRKGDEPIAGVDSDGNLNDLTAAYAQILVPQAQQEEAYFAPVKKSPEQQMVQAMKGGQIKAGGTTRRKPVFLGKIGVEAMLQQAKTVNMNAPAAVTGGMISLAARSGRGAGPIANRENMSSYIVQPGDTLSVISVKIYGTSGRWMELAHLNRLGNGSVIFPNELILYIPDTAAAAP